A stretch of DNA from Leptospira bouyouniensis:
AGAAACTTAAGCCACAAATCAAATGGATGTTTTGCTTCGGTATAAAACAAAATGCTCCCAACTATAAATTAAATTGGAAAATAAAAGAATGTATGAAGAAATAATCATTCTCCTCTAAATTTTTCCGTTTTCAAATCCAAAAAATCAATTATACTTCCAAGTATGAAAAGATTTCTGGTATTTACAATTTTGTTTCTCTTCTCTTTCCAATCTTGCGTGGTATTCCAAGCGACAAAAGTTCCTTCGAATAATTTACAAAAAACATTATCCGGTGATACGAACAAATCTCCAAAAATTGTATTTTTAGGAGATAGTATCACCCATGGTCGTGTAAGTTATGATTATGTTGAATCAATACGGAATCATCCGAAATTTCAAAATGCATTGGTAGTGAATGAAGGGATTAACAGTAGATTAACAGTTCAAATTTTAGAACAATTAGATTCAGTGATTCGTTTTCAACCAGACTATATTTTTATACTCATCGGTACGAATGATCTAAAGGCAACATTATCAAAGGAAGAATATGATCGATATGCAAGTTTATGGAAATTAAAGGATCCTGTAACTGAAGATAGTTTTATTCAAAATTTATCTTTGATATTAGAACGGATCCAAAAAAGTACAAAAGCCAAAATCATAGTTTCCTCTCCTCCTATTTTAGGTGAAGATCCAAATTCAATTCCATATTTACGTTCAAAACGATTTGCTGAGTTGACAAAAGTAGTCGCAACCAAACAAAAAGTTAATTATTTGCCACTCCATGAAACTTTATCATATGAATTATCACTCCACTCTGATCTTCCAAAAAAAGCATATGTTCAAAACACTTGGAGTATGTATTGGACTATCTTAAAGTATTATTCTACAACTGATTCATGGAATGATTTAGGAACATCTAACGGATATTATTTTTTGACTGATGGAATCCATTTGAACGAAAGAAGTGGTCAAATCTTGGAAAAAATGATTTTAGAAACATTATAATTACTTTCACTGATTCTTTCACATACGGATTCTCTTCTAACCCATTGATTGGGAAATAAGGAGGGAATCCCTAGTCGAAACGAATGATACATTCAAAAAATTGAATTTTGAAAGATTCAATTCAGGAGAACTACTCATCAATTGAGTGTTTCATCGATTTTCTGATTCGACATTTTTGATTTCTTTTGGTACACAATAGTTCTTTCGAAAATCCAAGTTTATTTTCGTCAAGTAAAGTGAGGGAGAGAAATGGAATTAGAAACGGATGAAATCCAAAAGTTTGAACGTACATTATTCCGAAAAGGTGTTTCGTTAATTGTTTTTACAAAGTATGGATTAGGTATCATTTTCCTTTTGGGTGTGGCTTCTAACTATGCCACAAAAAGTTTTATCCCTAACTTAATTGGTTCATTAATATTTATTCTCAATGGTGTGGTCCCGGGTTATTTTTTGAAAAAAGAAAAAGAAATTTCGAAAACATTAGCGGTTGCCATAATCTTTATCGACTTGCTGATTATTTTATGTTTTTTTTACTTAGATATCTATAATAATTATACTAAAGGTGATGCTAGCAATACATTAAGTACTGGGATATTTTATATCATTTTTATCTTTATCGCCATATACTCTAGTTTTTTATTTGAAACAAAATTGGTAATGGCAGTAGGAATCACCGCAATTTTATTATATGTTGGAGGAATTTATTTAACCCACAAATTAGGAGCCATTTTTATTCCAAAACCTTTCCCTGAAATGATCCGCGCCAATCATATAATAGTAACAACCGAAATTCAAAAAGTTATCTTCTACTCGGGAGTGATTTTTAGCTTACGATTTGT
This window harbors:
- a CDS encoding SGNH/GDSL hydrolase family protein — encoded protein: MKRFLVFTILFLFSFQSCVVFQATKVPSNNLQKTLSGDTNKSPKIVFLGDSITHGRVSYDYVESIRNHPKFQNALVVNEGINSRLTVQILEQLDSVIRFQPDYIFILIGTNDLKATLSKEEYDRYASLWKLKDPVTEDSFIQNLSLILERIQKSTKAKIIVSSPPILGEDPNSIPYLRSKRFAELTKVVATKQKVNYLPLHETLSYELSLHSDLPKKAYVQNTWSMYWTILKYYSTTDSWNDLGTSNGYYFLTDGIHLNERSGQILEKMILETL